Proteins from one Planctomyces sp. SH-PL62 genomic window:
- the budA gene encoding acetolactate decarboxylase translates to MNRKLLAAAALGLAGIASCSRPGPPPAPIPANPDRITQTSVINALMIGRYDGVTTIGELLRCGDFGLGTLDHLDGELIILDGRAYQARGDGVVAEVGPEATSPFAVVTPFDEDGDFACPPVASLTELEARLDEALPQENAFVAVRIDGRLASATLRSVHRQEPPYKPLAEVAESQSVWTHRDISGTLLGIRSPAWVGGLTVPGYHWHFLSDDRKIGGHVLDCRPAEGRVRYDLGHDWEIKLPRSPDFDQADLTPDLSRELKRVESSRGTGPGAGSEER, encoded by the coding sequence ATGAATCGGAAGCTGCTCGCCGCCGCCGCCCTGGGGCTCGCCGGGATCGCCTCATGCTCGCGCCCCGGCCCGCCGCCCGCGCCGATCCCGGCGAACCCGGACCGGATCACGCAGACGTCGGTCATCAACGCGCTGATGATCGGGCGTTACGACGGCGTGACGACGATCGGCGAGCTGCTCCGTTGCGGCGACTTCGGGCTGGGGACGCTCGACCACCTGGACGGCGAGCTGATCATCCTGGACGGCCGCGCGTACCAGGCGCGGGGCGACGGCGTGGTCGCCGAGGTCGGGCCCGAGGCGACGTCGCCGTTCGCGGTCGTCACGCCCTTCGACGAGGACGGCGACTTCGCCTGCCCGCCGGTCGCCAGCCTCACCGAGCTGGAAGCCCGGCTGGACGAGGCCCTGCCGCAGGAAAACGCGTTCGTCGCCGTGCGGATCGACGGCCGGCTGGCGTCGGCCACCTTGCGGAGCGTCCATCGCCAGGAGCCGCCTTACAAGCCGCTGGCGGAGGTCGCCGAGAGCCAGTCGGTCTGGACCCACCGCGACATCTCCGGGACGCTGCTCGGCATCCGCAGCCCGGCGTGGGTGGGAGGGCTCACCGTCCCCGGCTACCACTGGCACTTCCTCTCCGACGACCGCAAGATCGGCGGCCACGTCCTCGACTGCCGCCCCGCCGAGGGCCGCGTCCGCTACGACCTCGGCCACGACTGGGAGATCAAGCTCCCCCGATCCCCCGACTTCGACCAGGCCGACCTGACGCCGGACCTGTCCAGGGAGCTGAAGCGGGTGGAAAGCTCGCGAGGGACCGGGCCGGGAGCGGGCTCGGAGGAGCGATGA
- a CDS encoding hemolysin family protein — MLLEARRFVEIILIEIGVVVLLILANGLFSMAELAIVSSRKARLRQAAEAGDGRAAVALELANDPNRFLSTVQVGITVVGTLAGVFGGATIAVHLGDALAKVPALVPYAESLGLAAVVAAVSYLTLVFGELTPKRLALSNPEGIASWAAGPLRLVSIATVPLVRLLGWSTDRVLRLLGVHETGGSPVTEEEIQVLVREGAEVGAIETAEHDMVRRVFRLNDQPARVLMTQRADVAWIDADGTPEEVRRRVLESSHAGFPVGEGSLDKVVGIVQAKDLLGRSFEDGPLDVRSLMRPALFVFEGASGLKVLEQFKAAATPMAIVVDEYGSVEGLLTLNDILQALVGDLAVEEGYDASAVRRDDGSWLLDGTLSIHEVSDLPGLPRLPEGEYGTLAGFILVSLGHIPDVGDHFEWEGHKFEVVDMDENRIDRVLVTGPESRPPAESDPESTP; from the coding sequence TTGCTCCTGGAGGCGAGGCGGTTCGTGGAAATAATCCTGATCGAGATCGGGGTGGTGGTGTTGCTGATCCTGGCCAACGGTCTCTTTTCCATGGCGGAGCTGGCGATCGTCTCGTCTCGGAAGGCGCGGTTGAGGCAGGCGGCGGAGGCGGGGGACGGCCGAGCGGCGGTGGCGCTGGAACTGGCGAACGACCCGAATCGCTTTCTTTCGACGGTGCAGGTCGGGATCACGGTGGTGGGGACGCTGGCGGGGGTGTTCGGCGGGGCGACGATCGCCGTGCATCTCGGCGACGCGCTGGCGAAGGTGCCGGCGCTGGTCCCCTACGCGGAGAGTCTGGGGCTGGCGGCGGTGGTGGCGGCGGTGTCGTACCTGACGCTGGTGTTCGGGGAGTTGACGCCGAAGCGGCTGGCCCTGAGCAACCCCGAGGGGATCGCGTCGTGGGCCGCCGGGCCGCTCCGGCTGGTGTCGATCGCGACGGTGCCGTTGGTCCGGCTCCTGGGCTGGTCGACGGATCGGGTCCTGCGGCTCCTGGGCGTGCATGAGACCGGGGGATCGCCGGTGACCGAGGAGGAGATCCAGGTTTTGGTGCGCGAGGGGGCGGAGGTCGGGGCGATCGAGACGGCCGAGCACGACATGGTGCGGCGGGTCTTCCGGCTGAACGACCAGCCCGCGCGGGTGCTGATGACCCAGCGCGCCGACGTCGCCTGGATCGACGCCGACGGCACGCCCGAGGAGGTCCGTCGCCGGGTCCTGGAGAGTTCGCACGCGGGCTTCCCCGTCGGCGAAGGCTCGCTCGACAAGGTGGTGGGGATCGTCCAGGCCAAGGACCTGCTCGGCCGTTCGTTCGAAGACGGCCCGCTCGACGTCCGCAGCCTGATGAGGCCGGCCCTGTTCGTCTTCGAGGGGGCGTCGGGCTTGAAGGTGCTGGAGCAGTTCAAGGCGGCGGCGACGCCGATGGCGATCGTGGTCGACGAGTACGGGTCGGTCGAGGGCCTGCTGACGCTCAACGACATCCTCCAGGCCCTCGTCGGAGACCTCGCGGTCGAGGAAGGCTACGACGCCAGCGCCGTGCGCCGGGACGACGGCTCGTGGCTGCTGGACGGCACCCTCTCCATCCATGAGGTTTCCGACCTTCCCGGCCTCCCCCGGCTCCCGGAGGGGGAGTACGGCACGCTCGCCGGATTCATCCTCGTCAGCCTCGGCCACATCCCCGACGTGGGCGACCACTTCGAATGGGAAGGCCACAAGTTCGAGGTCGTCGACATGGACGAGAACCGCATCGACCGCGTGCTGGTGACCGGACCCGAATCGCGCCCCCCGGCGGAATCCGATCCCGAATCGACCCCATGA
- a CDS encoding RNA polymerase sigma factor, which produces MTTDPIHRTIDAVWRIESAKVIAVLARRTRDVGLAEDLAHDALVAALEQWPKTGVPEKPGAWLLAAARRRAIDAHRRDRAFDRNREEIAARFEAEPAPDLDAALDDEVGDDLLRLIFTTCHPALSTEARTALTLRLLGGLTTDEIARAFLVPEPTVAQRIVRAKRTLTEKAVPFEVPRGPDLLSRLGSVLAVVYLIFNEGYAATAGDDLMRPALCEEALRLGRILAELAPAEPEVHGLAALMEIQASRARARVGPSGEPILLLDQNRARWDHVLIRRGLAALDRAEALGEPRGPYVLQAAIAACHARARTADATDWPRIADYYAELARVAPSPVVELNRAMAVAMASGPAAGLALLDPLTTEPTLHDYPYLSSARGDLLAKLGRHAEALPAFERAAALTRNARERAWLLARARECADASEPSPSTDPP; this is translated from the coding sequence ATGACGACCGATCCGATCCATCGCACGATCGACGCGGTCTGGCGGATCGAGTCGGCGAAGGTCATCGCCGTGCTCGCCCGCCGGACCCGCGACGTCGGCCTGGCCGAAGACCTCGCGCACGACGCGCTCGTCGCCGCGCTGGAGCAATGGCCGAAAACGGGCGTCCCGGAGAAGCCGGGCGCCTGGCTGCTGGCCGCCGCGCGGCGGCGCGCGATCGACGCCCACCGTCGCGACCGGGCCTTCGACCGCAATCGCGAGGAGATCGCCGCCCGCTTCGAGGCCGAGCCCGCGCCCGACCTCGACGCGGCGCTCGACGACGAGGTCGGCGACGACCTCCTGCGGCTGATCTTCACGACCTGCCACCCGGCCCTCTCCACCGAGGCCCGCACCGCCCTGACCCTCCGCCTCCTGGGCGGCCTGACGACCGACGAGATCGCCCGCGCCTTCCTCGTCCCCGAACCCACGGTCGCCCAGCGCATCGTGCGGGCCAAGCGGACCCTGACCGAGAAGGCCGTCCCCTTCGAGGTCCCCCGCGGCCCCGACCTGCTGTCCCGGCTGGGCTCGGTCCTGGCGGTCGTCTACCTGATCTTCAACGAGGGCTACGCCGCCACCGCCGGCGACGACTTGATGCGCCCCGCGCTCTGCGAGGAGGCCCTCCGCCTGGGCCGCATCCTCGCCGAGCTGGCCCCGGCCGAGCCCGAGGTCCACGGTCTGGCCGCCTTGATGGAGATCCAGGCGTCTCGGGCCCGGGCGCGGGTCGGGCCGTCGGGCGAGCCGATCCTGCTCCTGGACCAGAACCGGGCGCGATGGGACCACGTCCTGATCCGCCGGGGCCTGGCCGCCCTGGACCGCGCCGAGGCCCTCGGCGAACCCCGAGGCCCCTACGTCCTCCAGGCTGCCATCGCCGCCTGCCACGCCCGCGCCCGGACGGCCGACGCGACCGACTGGCCCCGCATCGCCGACTACTATGCGGAACTCGCCCGGGTCGCCCCTTCCCCCGTCGTCGAGTTGAACCGCGCCATGGCCGTCGCGATGGCTTCCGGCCCCGCCGCCGGCCTCGCGCTCCTCGACCCCCTGACGACCGAGCCGACCCTCCACGACTATCCCTACCTCTCCAGCGCCCGCGGCGACCTCCTCGCCAAGCTCGGCCGCCACGCCGAGGCCCTCCCCGCCTTTGAACGCGCCGCCGCCCTCACCCGCAACGCCCGCGAACGCGCCTGGCTCCTCGCCCGCGCCCGGGAGTGCGCCGACGCCTCGGAGCCTTCCCCGTCGACGGATCCACCCTGA
- the smpB gene encoding SsrA-binding protein SmpB, producing the protein MAKKDAGKSAPKGKPDPDGIKIVARNRRARYDFDLIEKVEAGIVLTGTEVKSLRNGKANLEDAYAEINRGEVWLNGCDIPEYLQANRMNHVPKRSRKLLLHRSEIEKLGSRTSERGLTLIPVAIYFRKGMAKVEIFIAKGRKTFDKRESVKKKEAKRDMDRALRRN; encoded by the coding sequence ATGGCCAAGAAAGACGCGGGGAAGTCCGCCCCCAAGGGGAAACCCGATCCCGACGGCATCAAGATCGTCGCCCGCAACCGCCGCGCGCGGTACGACTTCGACCTGATCGAGAAGGTCGAGGCCGGCATCGTCCTGACCGGCACCGAGGTCAAGAGCCTGCGCAACGGCAAGGCGAACCTCGAGGACGCCTACGCCGAGATCAACCGGGGCGAGGTCTGGCTCAACGGGTGCGACATCCCCGAGTACCTGCAAGCCAACCGGATGAACCACGTCCCCAAGAGGTCGCGCAAGCTGCTGCTGCACCGCAGCGAGATCGAGAAGCTGGGGAGCCGTACCAGCGAGCGCGGCCTGACCCTGATCCCCGTCGCGATCTACTTCCGCAAGGGCATGGCGAAAGTCGAAATCTTCATCGCCAAGGGCCGCAAGACCTTCGACAAGCGCGAGTCCGTCAAGAAGAAGGAAGCCAAGCGCGACATGGACCGCGCCCTCCGGCGGAACTGA
- the folK gene encoding 2-amino-4-hydroxy-6-hydroxymethyldihydropteridine diphosphokinase, translating to MSLLERLHDIEARLGRVRDERWGARTLDLDLLLYGEEVRRTPQIIVPHPRLSFRRFALVPAVEVAPWSLDPLTNMTVNELLASLDRRPSLVAVAAADPDDAEAVALASDVHARIVEALGAEPLRRVDPGGVPTSDFPTHPRDRRFAEIRAAAHRASESRWTHAGLGDRWLAADFALDLDLRRASAMEASEPRAHDGLWKGAWNLFTYERAAEAAVDRALAPTFVVLIGREAAAIRDGGYPRPVLIPESTEAAAIVSEVVVTCQATRA from the coding sequence CTGAGCCTCCTGGAACGGCTCCACGACATCGAGGCCCGCCTGGGCCGGGTGCGCGACGAGCGCTGGGGGGCCCGGACCCTGGACCTGGACCTGCTCCTCTACGGCGAGGAGGTGCGCCGGACGCCCCAGATCATCGTCCCGCACCCCCGCCTCTCCTTCCGTCGGTTCGCGCTGGTCCCGGCGGTCGAGGTGGCCCCCTGGTCGCTCGACCCGCTCACGAACATGACGGTCAACGAGCTGCTGGCGAGCCTGGACCGCCGCCCGAGCCTCGTCGCCGTGGCCGCCGCCGACCCCGACGACGCGGAAGCGGTCGCCCTGGCCTCGGATGTGCATGCGAGAATCGTAGAGGCCCTCGGGGCCGAGCCGCTTCGGCGGGTCGACCCGGGAGGGGTCCCGACCTCGGACTTCCCGACGCATCCCCGCGACCGGCGGTTCGCCGAGATCCGCGCGGCCGCCCATCGGGCGTCGGAGAGTCGCTGGACCCACGCCGGGCTGGGCGATCGCTGGCTCGCCGCCGACTTCGCGCTCGACCTGGACCTGCGCCGGGCGTCCGCGATGGAGGCGAGCGAACCTCGGGCTCACGACGGGCTCTGGAAAGGGGCCTGGAACCTGTTCACTTACGAACGCGCGGCCGAGGCGGCCGTCGACCGGGCGCTGGCCCCGACCTTCGTCGTCCTGATCGGCCGCGAGGCCGCCGCGATCCGCGACGGCGGCTACCCTCGGCCGGTCCTGATCCCCGAATCGACCGAGGCCGCCGCGATCGTCTCCGAGGTGGTCGTCACTTGCCAGGCCACCCGGGCCTGA
- the rnc gene encoding ribonuclease III: protein MAAPNTTTHRDEARLLAECQAVLGYEFRDPDLLREALTHASGADHRLASNERLEFLGDAILGAVVCEMLFRKFPDYQEGELTRIKSIVVSRRTCAKITEALGLDVYLFLGKGMGAGDQTPSSVLSDVFESLIGAIFLDGGPPAAQRFVAAHMGPEIDAAVEGQNGLNYKSNLQQAAQRDFGETPTYLLLDEKGPDHSKCFKISAQIGRNQYAPAWGRNKKEAEQRAALNALCQLSGSPIPYESD from the coding sequence ATCGCCGCGCCAAACACCACGACCCACCGGGACGAGGCCCGCCTGCTCGCGGAATGCCAGGCCGTCCTCGGCTACGAATTCCGGGACCCGGACTTGCTGCGCGAGGCGCTCACGCACGCCTCGGGGGCCGACCATCGGCTGGCCTCCAACGAGCGACTGGAGTTCCTGGGCGACGCCATCCTCGGTGCCGTGGTCTGCGAGATGCTCTTCCGCAAGTTCCCCGACTACCAGGAGGGGGAGCTGACCCGGATCAAGTCGATCGTGGTCTCGCGGCGCACCTGCGCGAAGATCACGGAGGCGCTGGGGCTCGACGTCTACCTGTTCCTGGGCAAGGGGATGGGCGCGGGCGATCAGACGCCGTCGTCGGTCCTGTCCGACGTCTTCGAGAGCCTGATCGGCGCCATCTTCCTGGACGGAGGCCCCCCCGCGGCGCAGCGGTTCGTCGCCGCCCACATGGGGCCCGAGATCGACGCGGCCGTCGAAGGCCAGAACGGCCTGAACTACAAGAGCAACCTCCAGCAGGCGGCCCAGCGCGACTTCGGCGAGACGCCGACCTATCTGCTCCTGGACGAGAAGGGGCCGGACCACTCCAAGTGCTTCAAGATCTCGGCCCAGATCGGCCGCAACCAGTACGCGCCGGCGTGGGGGCGGAACAAGAAAGAGGCCGAGCAGCGAGCGGCGCTGAACGCCCTCTGCCAGCTTTCGGGCTCCCCCATCCCTTACGAGTCGGATTGA
- a CDS encoding YciI family protein yields MRFMVIVKATKDSEAGTPPDEKLMAAMGNFNEELVKAGVMLAGEGLHPSSKGARVRFATDGSRTVVDGPFAETKELIAGYWLWQVKSLEECIEWVRRCPAPFATDCEIEIRQVYEAEDFGEAFTPELREQEERVRQMAAKLQA; encoded by the coding sequence ATGCGATTCATGGTGATCGTCAAGGCGACGAAGGACTCCGAGGCCGGCACGCCGCCCGACGAGAAGCTGATGGCCGCGATGGGGAACTTCAACGAGGAGCTGGTGAAGGCCGGCGTGATGCTCGCGGGCGAGGGCCTCCACCCCAGCTCGAAAGGGGCGCGGGTGAGGTTCGCGACCGACGGCTCGCGGACCGTGGTCGACGGCCCGTTCGCCGAGACCAAGGAGCTGATCGCCGGCTACTGGCTCTGGCAGGTGAAGTCGCTGGAGGAATGCATCGAGTGGGTCAGGCGCTGCCCCGCCCCGTTCGCCACCGATTGCGAGATCGAGATCCGCCAGGTGTACGAGGCCGAGGACTTCGGCGAGGCGTTCACCCCCGAGCTTCGCGAGCAGGAGGAACGCGTGCGTCAGATGGCGGCCAAGCTCCAGGCGTGA
- a CDS encoding SDR family NAD(P)-dependent oxidoreductase, which yields MSHTRSWNDTRALVTGASSGLGRAIAEDLVRRGASVILTGRSAARLDEVAKGLLEAGADPDRVAVFPADLTVEADRQRLFDAVRARFGALDLVVNNAGVGATGQFDTHEAWVLRRVFEINFFAMAEVCRAALPFLSEGVDPVMLVMGSINARRGLPGRVEYSASKFAVSGFVESIRIEWRRYGIHVLQVNPGFSATPFDENAVAKTARVSVAEWRTTPAEVVAAAALRAVEKQKREITLSSKGRLLVLMNRIAPRFVDWGLSRWLLRHFPDSPVHRRKGKKRIGGVSS from the coding sequence ATGTCCCACACACGATCGTGGAACGACACGCGCGCGCTCGTCACGGGCGCATCCTCGGGGCTCGGACGGGCCATCGCCGAGGATCTCGTGCGACGCGGGGCGAGCGTCATCCTGACCGGCCGTTCCGCCGCCAGGCTCGACGAGGTCGCGAAGGGGCTCCTGGAAGCCGGAGCCGACCCCGACCGAGTGGCGGTCTTCCCCGCCGATTTGACCGTCGAGGCCGATCGTCAGCGGCTTTTCGACGCGGTTCGGGCGCGATTCGGGGCCCTCGACCTGGTGGTCAACAACGCGGGAGTCGGCGCCACGGGGCAGTTTGACACCCACGAAGCCTGGGTGCTGCGCCGGGTCTTCGAGATCAACTTCTTCGCGATGGCCGAGGTCTGCCGCGCCGCCCTCCCCTTCCTGAGCGAAGGCGTCGACCCCGTGATGCTCGTCATGGGCTCGATCAACGCCCGCCGAGGGCTCCCCGGCCGGGTCGAGTACAGCGCCAGCAAGTTCGCCGTCTCGGGCTTCGTCGAATCGATCCGGATCGAGTGGCGGCGGTACGGCATCCACGTCCTCCAGGTGAACCCCGGCTTCTCCGCGACCCCGTTCGACGAGAACGCCGTGGCGAAGACCGCGCGGGTGTCGGTCGCCGAGTGGCGGACCACGCCCGCCGAGGTCGTCGCCGCGGCCGCGCTGCGGGCCGTCGAGAAGCAGAAGCGCGAGATCACCCTGTCGTCCAAGGGCCGGTTGCTCGTCCTGATGAACCGGATCGCCCCCAGGTTCGTCGACTGGGGCCTCTCGCGGTGGCTCCTCCGCCACTTCCCCGACTCGCCCGTCCACCGCCGCAAGGGGAAGAAGCGGATCGGCGGGGTCTCCTCCTGA